Below is a genomic region from Burkholderia pseudomultivorans.
CATCGTGTCGGCGGTCGCGGGCGGCGCGATCCTGCGCATGTTCGGCCTGACGATCGACGATTTTCGTCTCGCGGGCGGGCTGCTCGTGCTGCTGATCGCGCTGTCGATGCTGCATGGCGCGCCGAGCCGCCAGCACATGCCGCACGACGGCGAAGGCGCCGACGCGTCGGCCGCCGACAGCGTGGCGATCTATCCGCTGACGATTCCGCTGCTGGTCGGGCCGGGCACGATCGCGACGATGATCGTGCTCGGGCACGGCGCGTTCTCGAACGGGCAGGAACTGTCGTTCGCGCTCGGCCTGCTGGCGTTTTTGCTGCTGCTGACCGCCGCGCTGCTGTCGGCGCCGCTGATCGGCCATTACCTGTCGCCGCGCGTGACGGCCGTTACGCAGCGCCTGATGGGGATGATCCTCGCGGCGATCGCGATGCAGATGATGATCGCGAGCCTGCAGGCAGCGTTCTCGCATCTGCATTGAGCGGCGCGACCGCGATCTCGCTGCCGGCGGATTTGCCGGCCGTCTTGTACCATCCCGATCCTGATGCGGTGCGTTGCATCGGCCCCCGGGCCGCTGCACGACCGGCCCGGCGCGACGCCGTCGCGCGTCGATAAAGGAGAGTCGGGATGTCCAGACAATTGATCGTCGCAGTGTTCGGCAGCGTCGACACGGCCCGACAGGCCGCGCGAGATCTCGACGCGCTGTCGGACCGGTGCGACGGATTTCGCATCGACAACGGCGTCCTCGTCGAAAAGGACGCGACCGGCAAGCTCGCGGTACTCGACGTCGATTCGCGGCCGTTCAAGGGCGGCGTGATCGGCGCGATTGCAGGCGGCCTGCTCGGCCTGCTGGCCGGCCCGATCGGCGTGGTCACGGGCGCGGCCGTCGGTGCGGGCGCCGGTGTGCTCGTCGATGCGGCCGGCAATGCGCTGCTCGACGGCAAGTTCGTCGAGTCGGTGGCGATGCGGCTTGCGCCCGGCAGCGTCGCGCTGATCCTCGAAGCGAAGGAGGCGGCGCCGTCCGCGGTCGACGACGTCGTGGCAGGCTTCGACGGCAAGGTCGTGCGCCAGGCGCTGGAGTGAGCGCGCCGCGTGCCGCGCCAAAGTGGCCTTACAAGATCCTCAAAAGTGGCTATTCGCGGTAAAGCCAGTGTGCTCTAGAGTGCCCTCGACATCCTGACGATGAACGAGGTCGAACATGACGCCTGTGAAGGTCGAACCATCGAGCCGCGGTCGCGCGCGCCGGTCGAGCGGGGGCGACGATGCATGACGCCGCGAGCGCGTTCCGGCACGACGCGCTGTTCTCCGTGCCCTCCCCGCGGATCGACGCCGCGGAAGCCGAGGCGCTGGCGGCCGACGCGTTCGGCGTCGCCGGCGCCGTCAGCGCGCTGGCGAGCGAACGCGACCAGAACTTCCGGGTCGACGCGCCGGACGGATCGGCGTACGTGCTGAAGCTCACGCATCCCGCCGAACACCCGGGCGTGACCGAGTTCCAGACCTTCGCGCAGCTGCGCGTGATCGAGTCGGACGGCACGTTGCCGGTCCCGCGCCTGCTGCGCGACCGCGCCGGCCGCTACATCCACTGGCGTGGCGTGGCAGGCGGACAGACGCGCCAGGCCGTGCGGCTGATCACGTTCGCGCCCGGCATTCCGCTGCATCGCGCCGAACGCACGGCGCGGCAGCGTCGCGCGCTCGGCGCCGCGCTCGGCCGCTTCGACCGCGCGCTGCGCGGCTTCACCCATGCGCATGCCGGGCATCGGCTGCTGTGGGACATG
It encodes:
- a CDS encoding MarC family protein, yielding MTIDLTFSVKVFAALFAIMNPIANIPVFLSLTEGATDGARRKVALTAAIGVTIGCIVSAVAGGAILRMFGLTIDDFRLAGGLLVLLIALSMLHGAPSRQHMPHDGEGADASAADSVAIYPLTIPLLVGPGTIATMIVLGHGAFSNGQELSFALGLLAFLLLLTAALLSAPLIGHYLSPRVTAVTQRLMGMILAAIAMQMMIASLQAAFSHLH
- a CDS encoding DUF1269 domain-containing protein, with translation MSRQLIVAVFGSVDTARQAARDLDALSDRCDGFRIDNGVLVEKDATGKLAVLDVDSRPFKGGVIGAIAGGLLGLLAGPIGVVTGAAVGAGAGVLVDAAGNALLDGKFVESVAMRLAPGSVALILEAKEAAPSAVDDVVAGFDGKVVRQALE